In Leptospira congkakensis, a single window of DNA contains:
- a CDS encoding LA_3751/LA_3752 family putative glycosyltransferase, which yields MDQSKKAIGFFVSLAFLVLGFLIITTKQIEPSSDFALIEWQVKLVGKGIFHLPYDYSLQDPKFQLVPFPEVFFHTKDNFIYSTFPNFYPILVFPFYMSLGTMGIKLIQLLLFFLSAFVFYQIKKDTVATILLLFGSTISVYIFLVHDTILFLFLEVVILFLYHRKWTIVSGFLSLCLVWMRPEMLFTALILPICFSKEINWKQYFLTFFATGFVFSIINQIIFGTFIPLRIFKAPQYHFRIDSSFYLFKIWLEQVPIFILSVIYCIRFFFHKKILYQNIFLILITLFMILISPNTGGHNTPRYLFGLFPLYILLLRKNEENETTISKKWFFICLLLSLYSLTVLFQQTKEIKKISKFQSNTLEELSKIEDKILVFNNADFAFVVLPLLDQKKDILLLRNSDSTETFFQILNAKNTKSFTFLELPPSPFPIGEIITQPRCLKDCSFQKGETKPVPNTLLPIMATQYKRM from the coding sequence ATGGATCAATCAAAAAAAGCAATAGGTTTCTTCGTTAGTTTAGCATTTTTAGTTTTGGGATTTTTAATCATCACAACAAAACAAATCGAACCTTCCTCTGATTTTGCACTGATCGAGTGGCAAGTCAAACTGGTAGGAAAAGGAATTTTTCATCTGCCTTACGATTATTCTCTACAGGATCCGAAGTTTCAACTTGTTCCTTTTCCGGAAGTTTTTTTTCATACAAAAGATAATTTCATTTATTCAACCTTTCCCAATTTTTACCCCATTTTAGTTTTCCCTTTTTACATGAGCCTGGGAACTATGGGGATTAAACTAATCCAATTACTTTTATTTTTTTTATCAGCTTTCGTATTTTATCAAATCAAAAAAGATACGGTAGCCACTATACTTTTGTTATTTGGCTCTACAATTTCTGTTTATATATTTTTAGTCCATGATACCATTCTCTTTTTGTTTTTAGAAGTAGTCATATTATTTTTATACCATCGCAAGTGGACTATAGTTTCTGGTTTTTTATCTTTGTGTTTGGTTTGGATGCGACCAGAAATGCTTTTTACAGCCTTGATTCTTCCCATTTGTTTTTCTAAAGAAATTAACTGGAAACAATACTTTCTAACCTTTTTCGCAACAGGATTTGTCTTTTCTATCATCAATCAAATTATCTTCGGAACTTTTATTCCACTTCGTATTTTTAAAGCTCCCCAATACCATTTCCGAATCGATTCCAGTTTCTATTTATTCAAAATTTGGTTAGAACAAGTTCCTATTTTTATTTTGTCCGTTATCTATTGTATAAGGTTTTTCTTTCATAAGAAAATATTATACCAAAACATTTTTTTAATTCTAATTACATTGTTTATGATCTTGATTTCACCAAATACTGGCGGGCACAACACTCCCAGATACTTATTTGGTCTTTTTCCACTTTATATTTTATTATTACGAAAAAACGAAGAAAACGAAACCACAATATCCAAAAAATGGTTTTTCATTTGTTTGTTACTTTCCTTGTATAGTTTGACAGTTCTTTTTCAACAGACAAAAGAAATTAAAAAAATATCAAAATTCCAATCCAATACATTAGAAGAGTTATCTAAAATAGAAGATAAAATTTTAGTTTTTAATAATGCAGACTTTGCTTTTGTGGTTTTGCCTCTTTTAGATCAAAAAAAGGATATTCTGTTATTACGAAATAGTGATAGCACCGAAACATTCTTTCAAATTCTGAACGCAAAAAATACAAAATCTTTTACATTTTTAGAACTTCCTCCTTCTCCCTTTCCTATCGGTGAAATTATAACACAACCTCGCTGCCTCAAAGACTGTTCATTTCAAAAAGGAGAAACGAAACCCGTTCCGAACACCTTATTGCCCATTATGGCAACTCAATACAAACGAATGTGA
- a CDS encoding PAS domain S-box protein, which yields MFQTNYNDLLSNIPDLVCELDASEKISYANSFHKHRLGYEWHEILGRSVDEFFHPEDREELREKISQLETPGAETTGIWRIAHRNGHFLTFECRGKLQPDANGNKRIIVIARDITDELRKDFKLHSKSMIPDQGSTDLRSKDLDLHQKNFFELKMSQFEFSQLKHAFDEHAIIAITDKSGQISYVNDRFCEISMYSREELVGNNHRLLNSGFHSPEFFDRMYHMIKNGYVWKGDIRNKTKAGTIYWVSATIVPLRSIDGNINRFFALHTLITRTIESEEKVSQLLLEKELLLQEVHHRIKNNLFSVYSLLKMQANFSNDDHLKEQFDEAAGRLRSMMALYDRLYRSQNPNAIDLKDYIPNLVREILTTYPKNISFEFIPSTTIIVKPEIANNLGIILNELICNSVKHSFRLVEFGSIEVQIQIKEDQILFIYQDNGEPLPESFSLENSEAGFGIKLMNLLVLQLKGKVKVSPGQRIRFELLFPNR from the coding sequence ATGTTTCAAACGAATTACAACGATTTACTTTCAAACATCCCTGATTTGGTCTGTGAGTTGGATGCCTCTGAAAAAATTAGTTATGCAAATTCATTTCATAAACATAGGTTAGGTTACGAGTGGCATGAAATTCTTGGTCGTTCAGTAGACGAATTTTTTCATCCTGAAGATAGAGAGGAACTTCGAGAAAAAATTTCGCAGTTGGAAACACCTGGAGCTGAAACAACAGGAATCTGGCGGATTGCTCATAGAAATGGACATTTTTTAACCTTTGAGTGTAGGGGAAAACTCCAGCCGGACGCCAACGGTAACAAAAGGATCATCGTCATTGCTCGGGACATTACAGATGAACTTAGAAAAGATTTTAAACTTCATTCGAAGTCAATGATTCCAGACCAAGGTTCTACTGATTTACGATCTAAAGACCTAGACCTTCATCAGAAAAATTTTTTTGAATTAAAAATGTCTCAATTTGAATTTTCTCAACTGAAACATGCTTTTGATGAACATGCCATTATTGCCATTACAGATAAGAGTGGGCAAATTTCCTATGTGAATGATCGTTTTTGTGAAATTTCTATGTATTCACGAGAAGAACTTGTAGGAAATAACCACCGTTTGTTGAATTCCGGATTCCATTCCCCTGAATTTTTTGATCGGATGTATCACATGATCAAAAATGGATATGTTTGGAAGGGTGACATTAGAAACAAAACTAAAGCTGGTACCATTTATTGGGTGAGTGCTACTATTGTTCCATTACGTTCCATTGATGGTAATATCAATCGTTTTTTTGCCTTACACACTTTGATCACTCGAACCATCGAATCGGAAGAGAAAGTATCACAATTGTTATTGGAAAAAGAACTACTTTTACAGGAAGTTCATCATAGAATCAAAAATAATTTATTTTCTGTATATAGTCTTCTCAAAATGCAAGCGAACTTTTCGAATGATGATCATCTAAAAGAACAGTTTGATGAAGCAGCAGGGCGATTGAGAAGTATGATGGCTTTGTATGATCGTTTGTATCGTTCACAAAATCCCAATGCCATTGATCTTAAAGATTACATTCCAAATTTAGTTCGAGAAATTTTAACCACTTATCCTAAAAACATTAGTTTTGAGTTTATACCTTCCACAACTATCATAGTAAAACCAGAGATTGCAAATAATTTGGGAATCATCTTAAACGAACTCATTTGTAACTCGGTGAAACATTCCTTTCGTCTTGTTGAATTTGGTTCCATAGAAGTACAAATCCAAATAAAGGAAGATCAGATTTTATTTATTTATCAGGACAATGGAGAACCCTTACCAGAATCATTTTCTTTGGAAAATTCGGAAGCAGGGTTTGGAATCAAACTAATGAATTTATTAGTTTTGCAATTGAAAGGAAAAGTAAAGGTAAGCCCTGGTCAAAGAATACGGTTTGAGTTACTTTTTCCCAACCGATAA
- a CDS encoding SDR family NAD(P)-dependent oxidoreductase: MSEFYQDEWVWITGASSGIGKELVSQAYKQNAKVLLASRKTKTLEALAKELQLEKGRYAVEKLDLEDYQSTATFAKRCLQKYGIPKVVIHNGGISQRSLTKETNLVTLEKIMNTNFYGAAEMTRAMLPQIVGKKEVHFAVISSVAGKLGSPLRSAYSASKFALVGFFHCLRSEEERNGIYVTMVYPGFIQTNISKNALTGDGKTTGTMDSVIAAGLPVQLCAHRILHAVANKQREVVISGIKEKFGLFLQAIFPSLFFKMIQKAKVR; the protein is encoded by the coding sequence ATGAGCGAATTTTATCAAGATGAATGGGTTTGGATTACTGGAGCCTCTTCTGGAATTGGAAAAGAGTTAGTAAGCCAAGCATACAAACAAAATGCAAAAGTATTACTTGCTTCTCGAAAAACAAAAACTCTAGAAGCTCTCGCCAAAGAACTCCAACTAGAAAAGGGACGTTACGCTGTAGAAAAATTAGATTTAGAAGATTATCAATCTACTGCAACTTTTGCCAAACGATGTTTGCAAAAATATGGGATTCCAAAAGTTGTCATTCATAATGGTGGCATCAGCCAAAGATCCTTAACTAAAGAAACAAATTTGGTCACTCTTGAAAAAATCATGAACACCAATTTTTATGGCGCTGCCGAAATGACACGAGCTATGTTACCACAAATTGTAGGTAAAAAAGAAGTTCATTTTGCTGTGATTTCCAGTGTTGCTGGAAAATTGGGAAGCCCACTTAGATCTGCTTATTCGGCCTCCAAATTCGCGTTAGTTGGCTTTTTTCATTGTTTGCGTTCGGAAGAGGAACGAAATGGGATTTATGTGACTATGGTATATCCTGGTTTTATCCAAACCAATATTTCTAAAAATGCACTGACAGGAGACGGAAAAACTACCGGAACAATGGATTCTGTGATTGCTGCTGGACTACCAGTTCAGTTATGTGCACATAGAATTTTACATGCGGTTGCCAACAAACAACGTGAAGTTGTCATTTCTGGTATTAAAGAAAAATTTGGATTGTTTTTACAGGCTATATTTCCTTCTTTATTTTTTAAAATGATCCAAAAAGCAAAGGTAAGATAA
- a CDS encoding neutral/alkaline non-lysosomal ceramidase N-terminal domain-containing protein, with protein MQFRILSVFLLCFSLPIWSEESPVYLAAMAKKDITGPSVGVMFWGYAREDQTGLGIHTRQYARSLVIRDQSSKKLLAYVTAEVGGIPFEIQRDVVKRLQTELDPGFGYGNVLINASHTHSGPAGHFHYSEVSFYSKEFYSESYAVLRDGIFESIKEAYSKLKPAELTIGKALVGEAGVNRSLSAYLANPEPERKQYSDNIDREMVQLTVSVAGVPVGFVNWYGVHPTNITFDNRLISSDNKGIASLLSESEAKKQGLNDFVAIFAQANEGDVSPNLNLDNTGPGKDIYDSSFIIGKRQFLASQQILKSSGKRLSGGISFTQRFIDMSKHPVSSEFSGTGKTETTCPSAYGYAFAAGSTEEGGGHFLFHEGMTNKNRRFYIDWIAKFMLQSPSEELRECQNPKAVLFPMGETKPLPSLPQILPYGLALVGDLTILVMPHEVTTMSSRRLKKEVQSVLKEKSSDIVLSGLTNDFSGYITTPEEYSTQNYEGGHTLHGPQSLNALRQEFHKMSLELKNGSLTTSSAIIPLDLSDKVHPLKVPGSDSVSAKPQTVIQSSAESYRKGEVVTCRVEAVNPNVGYPKVASYLWVEKQDKTNWKSIRSDADFDTKFFYQKRGIWGRAEESVELVWETKTDTEPGEYRLVHEGIYLGKNGVRSPYRIECPSFQIVEGGI; from the coding sequence ATGCAGTTTCGAATTCTATCCGTCTTTCTTTTATGTTTTTCCCTTCCGATTTGGTCGGAGGAGAGTCCGGTATACTTAGCGGCTATGGCTAAAAAGGATATCACTGGCCCGTCTGTGGGTGTTATGTTTTGGGGTTATGCAAGAGAGGACCAAACGGGGCTCGGAATCCACACCAGGCAATATGCTCGTTCGCTTGTGATTCGAGACCAAAGTTCCAAAAAACTTTTGGCTTATGTAACCGCCGAAGTAGGTGGGATTCCTTTTGAAATCCAAAGGGATGTTGTCAAAAGACTCCAAACAGAATTGGATCCTGGTTTTGGTTATGGGAATGTTCTGATCAACGCCTCTCATACACATAGCGGGCCTGCAGGACATTTTCATTATTCCGAAGTTTCTTTTTATTCAAAAGAATTTTATTCAGAATCTTATGCTGTATTAAGAGATGGGATTTTTGAATCGATCAAAGAAGCCTATTCTAAACTGAAACCTGCAGAGTTAACCATTGGAAAGGCTTTAGTAGGAGAAGCTGGAGTGAATCGAAGTCTTTCAGCATATCTTGCCAATCCAGAACCAGAAAGAAAACAATATTCCGATAACATTGATCGAGAGATGGTCCAACTAACAGTATCAGTAGCGGGAGTTCCTGTTGGGTTTGTCAACTGGTATGGGGTTCATCCAACCAATATCACTTTTGACAATCGCCTTATTTCTTCGGACAACAAGGGGATTGCTTCGTTACTTTCCGAATCTGAAGCCAAAAAACAAGGATTAAACGATTTTGTTGCTATCTTTGCTCAAGCAAATGAAGGGGATGTTTCCCCTAACTTAAATTTGGACAATACTGGCCCAGGTAAAGATATTTACGATAGTAGTTTTATCATTGGCAAAAGACAGTTTTTGGCGAGCCAACAAATTTTGAAATCATCAGGTAAACGACTGTCAGGTGGAATCTCTTTTACACAAAGATTCATCGATATGAGTAAACACCCAGTTAGTAGCGAGTTTTCTGGGACTGGAAAAACGGAAACAACTTGTCCATCTGCTTATGGTTATGCGTTTGCAGCCGGTTCCACAGAAGAAGGAGGAGGACACTTTTTGTTCCATGAGGGAATGACAAACAAAAACAGAAGATTTTATATTGATTGGATCGCAAAGTTTATGTTACAGTCTCCATCTGAAGAACTGAGAGAATGTCAAAACCCAAAAGCTGTTTTGTTCCCTATGGGAGAAACAAAACCACTACCAAGTTTACCACAAATTCTTCCTTACGGACTTGCATTGGTTGGTGATTTAACAATTTTAGTGATGCCACATGAAGTCACAACTATGTCTAGCAGACGATTGAAAAAAGAAGTTCAATCTGTATTAAAAGAAAAATCATCTGATATTGTCCTCTCTGGACTTACCAACGATTTCTCTGGATATATCACTACACCAGAAGAATACTCCACACAAAACTATGAAGGTGGACATACACTCCATGGCCCTCAAAGTTTAAATGCGTTAAGACAAGAATTTCATAAGATGTCTTTAGAGTTAAAAAATGGAAGTCTTACAACATCCAGTGCCATCATACCATTGGATTTGTCAGACAAAGTGCATCCATTGAAAGTCCCTGGTTCAGATTCTGTTTCTGCCAAACCACAAACTGTCATCCAATCCAGTGCGGAGTCGTACCGAAAAGGAGAAGTGGTTACTTGTAGAGTGGAAGCTGTAAATCCAAATGTCGGTTATCCTAAAGTAGCTTCTTATTTATGGGTGGAAAAACAAGATAAAACCAACTGGAAATCAATTCGCTCAGATGCAGATTTTGATACTAAATTCTTTTATCAAAAACGTGGGATTTGGGGAAGAGCAGAAGAAAGTGTGGAACTTGTTTGGGAAACCAAGACGGATACAGAGCCAGGTGAATACCGTCTGGTCCACGAGGGAATTTATTTGGGCAAAAATGGGGTACGTTCTCCTTATCGAATTGAATGTCCAAGTTTTCAAATCGTAGAGGGTGGAATTTAA
- a CDS encoding DUF3817 domain-containing protein, whose protein sequence is MFSLLQTKLGRFRILAFLEGLSFLAILFITMPLKYLYQNPEPNKIVGLVHGLLFLLYLVELFQVKVELEWKAKKTLLAALASVVPFGTFIAEKYLYLKSDVEEPAGINK, encoded by the coding sequence ATGTTTTCTTTACTCCAAACAAAATTAGGCCGATTCCGGATTTTAGCCTTTTTGGAAGGACTTTCTTTTCTCGCCATCCTCTTCATCACAATGCCCTTAAAGTATCTCTACCAAAATCCAGAACCAAACAAAATTGTTGGGCTTGTGCACGGATTGTTATTCCTTTTGTATTTAGTAGAATTATTCCAAGTCAAAGTGGAGTTGGAATGGAAGGCCAAAAAAACATTACTCGCGGCACTGGCTTCCGTTGTTCCCTTTGGAACCTTTATCGCAGAAAAATATTTGTATTTAAAATCTGATGTTGAAGAACCAGCCGGAATCAATAAGTAA
- a CDS encoding 7TM diverse intracellular signaling domain-containing protein, whose translation MKSFLKHSLKFIFLFCFLLTGSIWPIDLSGILDKKSIGKEIWILEDRSKSFRIEDVLKEETNQNFVLSTEEIPNFGQTNYYYWIKIPIENKGKESIIRLLEIDYSNIDLVEVYSETNKNYQLINKSGMMFPFSARSTNNRNFVYPLELAKESSQTIYIKLYNGGGLSVPITIWEKETFSSHYADIQHGLGLYYGVMLVMILYNFFIFLSVRDLSYLYYVIYIFGFLGVQLTLTGHGFQYLWPNLPEFQRNGFVFFCGFCIPALILFAKRFLNTKENLPYWLNQTLNVFLILPLIQFPLILFLSPEITVKIGLLLTLPAPVLIFITAIISFVRRYRPARFFLLAFTVLIGATIVVAFKYLNLIPENFLTEYGLYIGSASEVILLSIALADRINIMKEEKEVAQSKAIEMQKILTESYARFVPKDFLANLGKETILDVKLGDQIQKYMAVLFSDIRSFTTLSEQMSPEQNFNFINSYLGRMSPIIQKHNGFIDKFIGDAIMALFERNITDAIFAGVDMQLYLKEYNHHRNKQGYVPIQIGIGIHAGSLMLGTIGAEERLEGTVISDTVNLASRVQNLTKIYGAKIAVTEAAIHAIDDKHIQSLQYRFLDRVRVKGKTKPVSVYEILNGDDPIFLEQKLNTKTLYLEATTAYHSENFAEAKEKFETVAKLFPEDKATQLYLKRLFPRTSPTTSILGELPEEEE comes from the coding sequence ATGAAATCTTTCCTTAAACACTCGTTAAAGTTTATATTCCTATTTTGCTTTCTTCTAACAGGGTCTATATGGCCAATAGACCTTAGCGGAATTCTGGACAAAAAGTCCATTGGTAAGGAAATTTGGATACTCGAAGACCGGTCCAAATCTTTTAGAATCGAAGATGTATTAAAAGAAGAAACAAATCAAAATTTTGTCCTCTCTACAGAAGAGATTCCCAATTTTGGTCAGACAAACTATTACTATTGGATTAAAATCCCAATAGAAAACAAAGGCAAAGAATCTATCATTCGTTTGCTAGAAATTGATTATAGCAATATTGATTTAGTTGAAGTTTATTCTGAAACAAACAAGAATTACCAGCTAATCAACAAATCAGGAATGATGTTTCCGTTCTCCGCGAGAAGTACCAACAACAGGAATTTCGTATACCCTTTAGAACTCGCCAAAGAATCCTCCCAAACTATTTACATCAAACTCTATAATGGAGGAGGACTTTCTGTCCCCATTACCATCTGGGAAAAAGAAACTTTTTCTTCACACTATGCTGACATCCAACATGGATTAGGATTGTATTATGGAGTTATGTTAGTCATGATCCTATACAATTTTTTTATCTTTCTAAGTGTAAGAGATCTCAGTTATTTATATTATGTAATCTATATTTTTGGATTTTTAGGAGTTCAGCTCACTCTTACGGGACACGGATTTCAGTATCTATGGCCAAACCTACCTGAATTCCAGAGAAATGGGTTTGTATTTTTTTGTGGGTTTTGTATACCCGCACTCATCCTATTTGCAAAACGTTTTTTAAACACAAAAGAAAACTTACCTTATTGGTTAAACCAAACATTAAATGTATTTTTAATTCTACCTTTAATCCAATTCCCTCTCATCTTATTCTTATCTCCTGAAATCACTGTAAAAATTGGTTTATTATTAACACTACCTGCCCCCGTTCTCATTTTTATAACGGCGATCATTAGTTTTGTTCGTCGTTACCGACCTGCTCGTTTTTTCCTACTCGCTTTCACAGTATTAATCGGTGCTACCATCGTTGTTGCTTTTAAATACTTAAATCTAATTCCTGAAAATTTTCTGACCGAATATGGACTCTATATTGGATCTGCCTCTGAAGTGATCTTACTTTCTATTGCGCTTGCTGATCGAATCAATATCATGAAAGAAGAAAAGGAAGTCGCTCAGTCAAAAGCCATTGAGATGCAAAAAATTCTCACTGAGTCTTATGCTCGGTTTGTTCCCAAAGACTTTCTCGCCAATCTCGGTAAAGAAACCATTTTAGATGTTAAGTTAGGCGATCAAATCCAAAAGTATATGGCTGTTCTCTTTAGTGATATTCGTTCCTTCACAACTCTATCAGAACAAATGAGCCCAGAACAAAATTTTAATTTTATTAATTCTTATTTGGGAAGGATGAGTCCAATCATTCAAAAACACAATGGTTTTATCGATAAATTCATTGGCGATGCGATTATGGCACTATTCGAAAGGAATATCACTGATGCCATCTTTGCCGGAGTGGACATGCAATTGTATTTAAAAGAATACAATCATCATAGAAACAAACAAGGATATGTCCCCATCCAAATTGGAATTGGTATTCATGCAGGGTCTCTAATGTTAGGGACTATTGGTGCCGAGGAAAGATTGGAAGGTACTGTGATTTCGGATACCGTCAACCTAGCATCCCGTGTTCAAAACCTAACCAAAATTTATGGTGCTAAAATTGCTGTCACAGAAGCGGCGATTCATGCCATTGATGATAAACACATTCAAAGTTTACAATATAGATTTTTAGACCGTGTCCGTGTGAAAGGAAAAACAAAACCAGTTTCTGTTTACGAAATTCTAAACGGCGATGATCCCATCTTTTTAGAACAAAAACTAAATACAAAAACTTTGTATCTGGAAGCCACCACCGCTTACCATTCCGAAAATTTTGCAGAAGCGAAAGAAAAATTTGAAACGGTCGCCAAATTATTCCCAGAAGACAAGGCCACACAATTATATTTGAAACGATTGTTCCCAAGAACTTCCCCTACCACATCCATTTTAGGTGAATTGCCTGAAGAAGAAGAATGA
- a CDS encoding lipid A deacylase LpxR family protein yields MKALWILSLLSFLFSIGISAQTKKAIKKQIPTKTEIPPEIERTSSEPPNQYQIRLTMENDAFGGFSDRYYTNGSRLEFHMTAGESNPTRRILGYWNDIFITTSEKTRYLQGFALGQEFYTPTNIRKADVSYGDRPYSSRAYFSNSLTTATEDTSITTELEVGMIGPSVGGKSAQMNFHNLIGSPTPQGWDSQIPNSYSGALRTDVRKFHHRFFGTQYNVNLGNIQTDASFGLIFRFGNVDKTPGQGTSALQPGPPILHEEGKGYWYFYINPGGTFQLYNATIQGQIGTDRTYKNQNRNTAFSNWDNYLNNPTPEAGEREIQYRALAEDNGKNSLQRYILFNEFLVNGTNNPYNIGLNYLIFNNIFNGAESIEKTTRLFLLKNLVDQWDIIPDNARALAIYSIFRPEGGKLPPLVRLYSYEVLSQFILDPKQREVLLQLLRDEIEFRDEKTYVADLKRAVGFVRAGFVSVSNAGFLFGIHYNYQTIDFQSAKGLPQQHQWVGFQLGQVF; encoded by the coding sequence ATGAAAGCCCTTTGGATACTATCTCTACTTAGTTTTCTTTTTAGCATTGGTATCAGTGCCCAAACAAAAAAGGCTATCAAAAAACAAATTCCTACAAAAACGGAAATCCCCCCTGAAATCGAAAGAACAAGTTCCGAACCACCTAACCAATACCAAATTCGATTAACTATGGAAAACGATGCCTTCGGTGGATTTTCCGATCGATATTACACCAACGGGTCTCGATTGGAATTTCATATGACTGCTGGAGAGTCCAATCCCACACGAAGAATTTTAGGTTATTGGAACGATATATTTATCACAACCTCCGAAAAAACAAGATATTTACAAGGATTCGCCCTTGGCCAAGAATTCTACACACCAACAAACATAAGAAAGGCGGATGTATCTTATGGAGATAGACCTTATTCCAGCCGAGCTTACTTTAGCAATTCTTTAACAACTGCTACAGAAGATACCAGCATCACAACAGAATTAGAAGTAGGAATGATTGGTCCCTCTGTTGGCGGAAAATCAGCACAAATGAATTTTCATAATTTAATTGGTTCACCCACACCACAAGGATGGGACAGCCAAATTCCAAATTCATATTCGGGTGCACTACGAACCGATGTTCGAAAGTTTCACCATCGATTTTTTGGAACTCAATACAATGTTAATTTGGGAAATATACAAACAGATGCATCCTTTGGTTTGATTTTTCGATTTGGGAATGTAGATAAAACTCCAGGACAAGGCACCTCTGCATTACAACCTGGCCCTCCTATTTTACATGAAGAAGGAAAAGGATATTGGTATTTTTATATCAATCCAGGTGGAACATTCCAACTGTATAATGCAACAATCCAAGGACAAATTGGAACAGATAGAACCTATAAAAATCAAAATAGAAATACTGCGTTTAGTAACTGGGACAATTATTTGAACAACCCAACTCCAGAAGCTGGAGAAAGAGAAATTCAATACCGAGCTCTCGCCGAAGATAATGGAAAAAACTCCCTTCAAAGATATATATTATTTAACGAGTTTTTAGTGAACGGCACAAACAATCCTTATAACATTGGATTAAACTATCTAATTTTTAATAACATCTTTAATGGTGCAGAAAGTATAGAAAAAACGACACGATTGTTCCTTTTAAAGAACTTAGTAGACCAGTGGGATATTATACCAGATAATGCTCGTGCCTTAGCAATTTATTCTATCTTCAGACCAGAAGGTGGTAAACTTCCACCACTCGTTCGTTTATATTCTTACGAAGTTTTATCACAATTTATTTTAGATCCCAAACAAAGAGAAGTCCTATTACAATTGTTACGTGATGAAATAGAATTCAGAGATGAAAAAACCTATGTGGCTGACTTAAAAAGGGCTGTTGGTTTTGTTCGAGCAGGGTTTGTTTCGGTTTCCAATGCAGGTTTTTTGTTCGGTATCCACTACAATTACCAAACGATCGATTTTCAATCTGCAAAAGGATTACCGCAACAACACCAATGGGTTGGGTTCCAATTAGGACAAGTTTTCTGA